acacactgagaggcagagacacaggcagagggagaagcaggctccatgcagagagcctgacatgggactcaatcctgggtctccaggatcaggccctgggccgcaggcggcgctaaaccactgcgccaccggggctgcccatcaaGCAAACCTTTGCATCCCATTGCTGGGCCTCAAGATGCAATGCAGCCCTGGGTCAGGACGTGGTATCTCACAGGCCCTTGCTAAACCGGGACTGCTGCTAGGGTGCTGATGCACACGCTTCCTGAGAAAGGGGTCACCCCCGTGTGGTCTGCAGGGCTTTGTAGGAGCTTTAGGACACTCCCTGTCCAGAGTGTCCTCCATCATTCCCAAACCATGCCCTGAGAAAGCAAACTGGGACTCAGAAAtgcccctctgcaccccacccccccacagagCTCCATTTGCTGGTCCTGAAGAAGCCTTGCCCAAGAAGGCACTCTCTTGGAAAGTGAAGCAAGGAAGGTTTTCCAGAGGAAGGACACCCAGAACTAGCTCCCGGGTGGGCTTACTGCCAAGGAACAAGAAGACAGGGTGCTCCAGTCAGAGATGTGTGTCCCAGCCAGGGCCATAAGGAAGACTATCCTGTTGTCAGCCCTGCACCCTCCTGAATGCCAAAAGGGAAGGGGGGCTTAGCTGATTTAGGCTCAGTTTTGTTCCCCCAAGGGAATCGAGGCAGCTCACAAAACCCAGAAGCCTGAAATGTTACAAAGGGAGTGGGGAAGGTAAGTGAAGGGAAAGAATTctggcaggaaaggaaaatgaaacctGGAGTCCCCTCTCCCTGGGCTTGAAGACTTGGAACACCTGGCAGATGCAGGCAGAAGCACGGACGTGTCTGTGCACTCCCCCAGCAGCTGGGCATCTGGCCGGAGAAGCGGGAGAGCTCCCCTCTGCAGGGGGGAACCCAGGAGAAGCAGAGGACCCGGCACACGCAGTTTTGCGCAGCTGTAGTGCTGGTGGAGCTTCTTACCAACTCCAGGAAGAGGGGCATTTGGGCTGTGAAGGAGGCTACAGGTGGAGGCTTGGGCGCAAAACTTGGCCTTAGCAGTGACGGAGGCGGTGTTGACCAAATTTCTGGATCTTTCAGCCTTGTTGGGACAGGGGACTGTGACCCAGTGTGTACCAGACTCAGCACACTCTGTCCAGCTCCACCTGGATGACATCCACTTGATGTTCTTTAATGCTGGACATTTACCTCTGTGCACAGGACAGCGGTGGGagggctcctcacaggggacCACAGGCCGGGCGTCAGGggcccccacccactgccccccagCCCTGAAGAGTCCCCTCTCCCGCCTGCTTTCTTCTCTGAATCGCAGATACCCAGGATAAGGCTGCAGGTTCCGTGACCGCTAGGGAACAGCCTAGTAAAGCCCCGGGCCGTAGTAGGGTCTCAGGAAAGGAGCCAGCGCAGCGCGGcgactcgcccaaggtcacacggcgGGGCCACACCCGCCCCCGAGCGGCCGGAGCCGGCCGGCGGGTCTGCCTGCAGCGCGGGAGCGGGGCtgggcggcgcgggggcgcgggggcgcgggggcgcgggggcgcggggggggcgcgggggcgcgggggcgcctATTGTGCAGCCGAGGAGAGGAGcgcggggcgggaggggctggGTCCCTGGCGGGCGCCCCGCGCCCAGTCACCTTCCCGCGACCCCTcgggaggaggcgggaggggcgggaggggaggggcgggccggCGGTTACCTCATCGCCGCCTCCGGGAGGCTcggctcgctcgctcgctcggcTCCGCGGGCTGGGGCGGCGATCGGCGGCGGAGCGACAGCGGGACGGAGCGACAGCGGGACGGAGGCGCCGCTCCTCTGCCGGCCCCGCACCTGCCCGCGCCGCTGCCGCCCTCGGCCTGGCCTCTCCCGGCGCcgaggggcgcggggccggggcgcgcggggcagGGCGCGCGGGGCGCTGGGCGCGCGGCTGGCCCATGAGGCTTTCCGGCGCGGGGCGCGGCAGGGCGCGCGGGCCATGGGGGGCAGCCTGCGGGTGGCCGTGCTGGGCGCCCCGGGCGTGGGCAAGACGGCCATCATCCGCCAGTTCCTGTTCGGCGACTACCCCGAGCGCCACCGGCCCACGGACGGGCCACGCCTCTACCGGCCCGCGGTGCTGCTCGACGGCGCGGTCTACGACCTGAGCATCCGCGACGGCGACGGCGCCCGCCCGGGGCACAACCCCGGGGCACCGGAGGTAGCGGCGAGGGCCGCGCAGGGGCGTGTGACAgcgcgcggggtggggggtgggggggtgctgggtgCACACGTGCGCACCAGCCCGGCCAGCCCCCGGTGCCGGCTGCGCTCCTGGGTTGGAGGAGGAACGTGTCCCGGTGGTTTGTGGGTCTCCCTCTCCTTGCCGGCCTGCAGTTGCCCaagatcaggccccaggcccagcgATTCGGAAAAGCGGGTTTTTCTCATTCACCTAAGTGCCTGTGTTATTTGCCTGCCTCCGCTGGTGGTTCTGGATCAGTGCATGGCAGGCACGGTTGTGCCTCCCTGAGGGTGAGCGTGGGACACTTGGGGGCCCCAAGCAGAGCCTCAGTGGGGGAGGACAGGGCCAGACACAGGGGTGTATGTTCTAGGGCGATCATTCTTTGCTCCCTTATGCCTGTGGCAAGGGGCAAAGACTCCTTTAGCAATTTGTGCTAAGTCCAGGACAGACTTTGAATTCTtggagctgggtggctcagagaggtgaagaggAAAGAGGATGCAGGATTAAGcggggcttcctggagggggtGACATTTGGGGTGACCCCGGAAGGATGAGTGAAGTTTTGATTGAAAGAAGTGGCAAACGTCTTGCAGGTGGAAAGAACAGAGTGTGCGTAGGCCGAGAGGCCTGCTTATGGGGTACAGCTGCCCACAATCAATAGTCCCCGAGGGCCTGGGGAAACCGCGTCCAGTGCTTTGACATTAGTCCTAGAGGCAGCTGTAGTaaccagggagggagggaaggggcctgCCCCCAGGTGAGCTttggaagggggaaggaggaagctaggggtgggcagaggggaggctgaAGGTGAAGGAGGGCTGGGAGCAGACAGGCTTCAGGCACCGGTTACAAATTGTTACCTGGCCACCGTGagggcagtggggctgggggcgCTCCGGGGAGATGGCACACAGGGGCCGAGGCCTGAGGATGAACTGTGGGTTTAGCGTCGAGACCCTTCAGAGGCTCGGAGGGTGAGAAAGGGTCTCTGGCAAactctggcctccctccccaggagTGGCCGGACTCCAAGGACTGGAGCTTGCAGGACACGGACGCCTTCGTGCTCGTCTACGACATCTGCAGCCCGGACAGCTTCGACTACGTGAAGGCGCTAAGGCAGCGCATCTCGGAGACCAGGTGGGGCCGCGGCCGCAGGTGTGCATGGGCCGAGGCGGGGGGCATTGGCCAGACTGGCCGGGCCTTGGCCCGAGGGGAGTGGGTGGGTTCTTCCCCCGGCCTGGCCGGCCTCGGTCCCTGGGCCACAGAGGTCCGGCGTTTCCTGGGACTCTGGCCACAGGAGTGTCCAGCCCCACGGAGGGCGGAGTGTCCGGCCGTGGGGCGCTCGGCACGGCAACCCTCCTCCCCATCTGGCCCGCAGGCCGGCGGGCGCCCCCGAGGCCCCCATCCTGGTGGTCGGCAACAAGAGGGACCGGCAGCGGCTGCGCTTCGGGCCTCGGCGCGCGCTGGCCGCGCTGGTGCGCAGGGGCTGGCGCTGCGGCTACCTCGAGTGCTCCGCCAAGTACAACTGGCACGTGCTGCGTCTCTTCCGCGAACTGCTGCGCTGCGCTTTGGTGCGCGCGCGCCCTGCGCACCCGGCCCTGCGCCTGCAGGGGGCGCTGCACCCGGCCCGCTGCAGCCTCATGTGACTGAACTGGACCGCGACGCCGAGGCCCGCGGCGGGAGGGGCCCAGCTTGATTGGAACAACCCGGTACCTGGATTGGACGAAGCTGCTCAACTTGTCTCGGATTGGGCAGGACACAGTCTCCTCCCTGATGGGACGAGGAAGCCGCCCACTCAGTCTCCTGGGCGACAGgactctctctgagcctcagtggaCCCAGCCAGGCCCCAAGCTACATCCGGCTCGAGCAGGCGTTTCTGGGACCTCATGGGGTTACACTCCCATTGGATGGAAGGGACTTGGCCATGACTGGAAGCTGTCAGGTGGCTCCTGCGGCTTCACTGGACAAACTCTTAAGTCGCCTCCTCTCAGGAGGTAATAAAGGGGGAGAACAATTCGCACGCACCTGGAGTTTCTTGGGTTCACAGTGTGGTCAGAAGCCCCAGAGCTTGGAGCCGTCGGGCATTGCTCCCAGGCAGTGAATGCCAGAATCCCGCCATGTAATAAGGGTCCCCCAAAAGGTGTGATGGCCCCAAAAAGCGGACACAAGTGGCTGGAACAATACTTTACTGTCAGGCTCTGCAGGGCCACAGGACCTCAGGAGGGGTCCTCACTGGCCTCCTCTAAGGCATTCAATAATATTAGTAATTAAATAGCAACGCTCATCCCCCAACCGGAATGTACAACAGAGGTCCCATTGTGCCATGTGGTCCCAAGGGGTCTGGTCCCATGAGGTCTGGTACCcgagaggcaggggtgggggggctccctgATGCAAAGGGGTTAAGGccacaaaggaaaaggaagggaaggaagggggcctgggggcagctggGCTGGTTCATCACATCCAGGAATCCGGCTCTGCCCTTGGGCTCACTGAGTGCAGGGCATGCCAGGACCCAGGCTCTGTGGATCCAGACGGGCGGCGAGGGCCCCGCGGTGTGGGGATGCGTGAGGGTTTTCGGTCTGGCTGTGTGTCCATCCGGCCCCGTGCCCAGGTCCTCGGGAGCTCCAGGCCGGCCAGCGGGCTCCCAGATGCCTCTGGCAGGCCCCCCACACCGGGGCAGGGGCTGCCTTCATCAGAAGAGCTGGACAGGGCCGGGCCTCGGGGCCCAGGCAGCCCATTGGCCATCCGGCCAGAGTCCCCGAGTTGGCCACCCTTGCCACCCAGGACACTgagggatgaagaggaggagctggaggaacAGTAGGCCGAGTCAGGAGCTGGAGGGTCTGGGGCCCGAGCTGGGTCAGAGGCCGGTCCAGGGGGGGTCCCACCAGCAGCAGCCTCAAGGGCTCGGGCATTGGCCAAGAACTCCTCTTCCAAGCGCCGGAACAGTTGCTGCTCCTGCTTCGGGTCAAGCTGCAAGGGGGTGCGGAAAACACTGGCCGGTGTGGTGCCCAACTCGGGACTGGGGCTGGAGACCCGGAGAGGCCGGGGGGCCGCAGGGCTGCGAGCCCGGGGGGTCTGGGGGCTGCTCCTGCCTGAGCCCCCACTGACCCTGGCCCGGGGCACCCAGGAGTGCTGGCCGTCTCGGTCCCTGCGCACCAGCAGCACGCCCTGCTCCTCGCGGCTCTGGCTCCGGGCCCGCCGGGAGGGGCTGGGCGCCGACAGCTGAGCTCCCCTGCCTGCCGGGGCCCCGCGGGGCCGCCCCCGATCCAGTCGGTCTCGGGActggctgcggggggcggggggccgtcTTGGCGAGGCTGGGGTGCCTGTGGTCAACCGCCGGCTGGGCCGCTCCCTCCGGGAACCAGTGCCTGAATCTTCACTGCGGACACCGAGGGGGCCGCTCTGGGCTGAGGAGGCGGAGGAGTCGCTGTCCCCGGAGTGGCGGCGGGAGCGGGGGTGCGGTGGCAGCTGGTCccgggccctggggcaggggaaCGACAGAGATGGGACAACGGGAGCCAGGACGGCAGGCTGCAGCGGCAGTGAGAGGAGGGAACAAGCAGCCAAGCGGTCGGGGGCGGGGAAGACacctgtggtggtggtgggtgctgGTGGGTGCTGGTGGTGGGGACCGTCAAGAGCTCCGGTCAGTCCTGGGGACTTCCAGAGAGAAGTGCAGGACTCGGCTGCAGCTTCCGTCAGCCAgggtgcccccctgcccccaccaaggCAGCGGAAGGAGCCGGCTCCGAGCTCCCCCTCCCAGGCCTCCAGCTTCCTGGGCAGGCCAGAGGGAAGCGGGGAGGACTGGCAGCTGCCCAGCCCTCAGGGCCTGCCCCAGCTGTGTTGTTCGGTTGCTTGGGTTGTCATGGAGATAGGAAGCCAGGCCTGCCCCCACCCACGGGAACTTTTCCCAGGGTGTGAGTCACTCTGGAGCACAGGCTCCTTCGTCATCCAGGCCAGGGCggacgccccccacccccaccctctaaACCCTTCACCCCCAGGTCCTCCTGCCTCTCACCTGAGGGGCGTCTCAGTCCCCTCCTTTGAGCCCCGTAAGCTAATGGGCGTCACTTCCTGGCGGGAACTCCGCCGCTCGCCCCCAGGGGCTGGGCTGCCAGcacgggggctgggggtgggcgaCACCCTCTGCGGGGAGAAGGCGCGCGCCCTGGGCTGGGGCGGGCGGTGGGCTGCAGGGTGAGAGAACAGGTGGCAGGTGAAGGGTGGTGCCACGGACACAGGCGTgccctgcccgcccgcccccctGCCACGGGTACTGACCTGAGGAGGAGCAGCGGCAGGGATCATGCTTGTCCAGATAGTGCTCCAGAGTGTCCCAGCCACCACCCACGCGCACCATCACGTGGCTCCTCAGCACCTgtgggagcccagcgtggggcgaGTCACAGCTGGTCCGGTGGGCCAGGTCGCCCACTGCGGGCTGCTGCCTGCAGGGCAGCCCCCAGCTCTTACCCGCACAAAGATGAGGAGACTGGAGTCTCCCACGCGGTACTTCCCCTCCGAGACTTTGATCATGGGAAACTGGTCTGGGCAGGTGCAGGAGCCCAAGATCTCCCTCACCTGAGGCCACAGAGGAGAGGCTGGAggtcagggatcaagtccctcctCCTGGGGCCTGATGTCAGCAGCTCCAGGCTGAGGAGGAAGCAGGTCCTTCCGGGCAGAGGGGACACAGATTAGCTTGCCCCAGACTTGGGTGCAGGCTCGACATTTGACCTTTCAGCAGCTCCCCTTCCTCTTTGGCTATCAGAGGTCAGGGAGCTGACCAGGAAAGGGTGGTGGCGCTGTGGTCCGGCCAGGGCTTGGGACCCCAGCAAAGCACATCCCTCCAGCCCCTGAGTCTGGAACCTGTCCTCACTCCTTCACCTACTTCACAGACACAAAAGCTGAGGCCCACAGGGAGGCCAGGTCCTGGGAGGAGGCAGGCCATGGGACACGGGTGCAGGGGAACCACACCACGTTGGTGCCAAGGACACAtaggatgcacacacacactacccCAATATGCACACACAGGCTGCAGGCCGAGCTAGCACACATCTGCCCACATGGCCCCCGCTCCCAGGCCAGGAGCTGCCAGGCTGGCTATGTGGGCAGCCCTGCCCGCCTCCCAGCCCACAGTGGAGCCAGAGGAAATGAGCAGCAGGTGGAGCCTCGGGTGACCCTGGCCCAAgacaggggtggggtggcagcCTCTGCCCATGGCCATCCagctaccccccacccccgagatAGGCACATCATGGTCCTAACCTCCTGATAAGAAGGAAACTCTTGGCCAGGCTGCGGGGGTGTCAGGAATACCTAGGTCctgggaaaaggaggagggagctgggggccCGGTCTGGCACCTTCTATGCTCACAGTCGAGCTAATCCTGTCCTCTTAAGAGGACTTCTGGCTCCTAGCAGCAGCAGACAGCAGCTCTGGGCCTGGCTTCCCAGATAAGTGATATGCGCAGAGCCCTGGGGAGTGGGTGGGCCTGTAGAGCCCTTGGGAGCTTCCCTAGGCACTCACGGAgagcctcctgtgtgccaggcaccttgCTCAGAGCCAAGCGTCACCGGCACCCACCCAACCTCGAGCTCCACGATGTCGTGGATGCAGCTGTCTAGCACTCGATACAGAAGGAGCCAGATCATGCGGCCCCCTGGATGAAGGAGTATACAGCACTTGTCTGCACGTGTAGCCCTTAAAGGAAGTGGGGAGATCATGCAGGGGAGCTCAGATTTTCTCCCAAGCCCAGCTGGGCCCTGTGACCTCACCCAgcacctctccctctctgggtccGCTCATCTCTCTGGGGCCAGGTATACACTTGATGCTCAACATAGGCACACTCCATGGGGCAGGCTGTTCCATTCCCGGCACACAGTGGGGGCGGGGCAGTGAGGTGGGCGAGCGCACTCATTGGCGGACTCACCAGCTCATCGAGGTTGCGCAGGTCACTGGGTGTCATGCGGGGGCCGCGGGAGGGAGCCCCTGCTGCAGTGGTAGTTTCGGTGGtgccctcttccactgtgggtgCATTGGGGGCCGGGGGTGCAGCGCGTAGCTCCCGCTCAATCTCCTGTTCAAACTGCACGAGGCGAGGGGCGAGCAGGCCAAGGCGGGCCCCACGCCTCGCCACCTCCAGCAGGCACAGCACCACGCTCTTCTCGTTCTTTCGAAGCACCAGGTCTTCGGTCTCAAACATGAGCACTTCAGGCACACCCAGCTCTGTTCGGCACCAGCCGATGAAAGTGGCCACGTTGTCGCGGGCCATGAAAGAGCCAGGCGCCACGCTGTGCGCCTGGAAGGCCACAccgcgggccgggcgggcagCAGCCAAAGCGCGGGCGGCCTCAGTGACAGCATTGGCATGTTGGCACAGGGTGGTGCCCGTGGCCAGCCCCGTCAGGAAGCCATCACCACCACTGGGCAGACCCAGGCCATACAAGGCGTTCAGCCACTCGGCCAGGTCCTCTTTCATGGCCTCCACGTAGGCCTCACTTGAGCGGAATGGCCGCACGCTCTTGGCGGCCGAGCCGGCGATGCCAGCTACTGGGTCCGCCATGCCCGGGCCAGCCAAGTCACTGTGGGTGGGCAGGGACACAGGATTGCGGTGAGGACCCAGGAAGTGCTCGGTACAGACCAGGCCGCTGACCACCTGCAGGTCGCCTGTCATCTCAGGCCAGGTGCCTGCTTTTGCGTGCTGGCTGTGGGGAACTTCACCGAACCTCAGTTCCCTCGTCTGTGAAATGGGTGCAATAATAGTACCTTCCTCGCGGGACCTAGTGAGATAATTTGTAGGAAGGACTCAGTGTAAGTGTTCGCTAGTTCCCTCTGGGAGAGGGGTGGGCGACGGGCCACTTGGCtgagtcctccctccctcccaggcacGCACATCCTCACTGCCCCATGTGGCAGGTGAAGAGCGGAGCCCTGGAGATGCGGCCCAGAGCTGCGGACTCACAGTGGGCCGCGGGGCCAGGAATCCGGGTCCCCGCGGCAGGAACGGTTAGCTCCATCGCTCAGGGCTGGTGCCCGGCCCACCTCCTCCGCGAAGCTCCTGGGCGCTCCCTCCGCTCCCCTTCCCTAAGGGCTGTGTCATTACAACAACGACATAATAGCAGTAACAGCAGCCACAAAGGCCCTGCCCAAGGCGGAGTGTCGGTGATCTTAGtgccatttaacagatgaggaaactgaggcgcagGAGGGTAAGCGCTCGCTCAAGGTCGCGGAGCAGCGGGAGGCAAAGCCAGGCCGACGGGGCCGACGGAGCGGCGCTGCGGCTCCCAGAGCCCCGGGCAGCCCGCGGGGGGAGCCAGGCCCCGCCTCCTCCGCGGAGCCTCCCCGGCGCCGCAGGCCGGGCGCCCGCGGGCCGGGGCTCGCAGGGGCCTCGGGCGGGCCCGGGACTCCGGCCCAGAGAGGGTGCGGGGccgcccagggtcacacagcccgGAGAGCGGAGGCCGCGGCGGCCGGGGCCCGGGTGCGCGccgggcaggggggctggggtcCCGCGCTCACCTGGCTCATCCTGCGGCCTCGGGGAGCATCGCCGCGGCGGGGCCGAGCGGGGCCGCGCCGCCGCAGGGAGGCGCCGCCCGAGCCCGGCGATCCGACCCCGCGGCTCAGGCctccgccccgcccgcccgccgtcTCCGCCCGCTGTCTCCGCCCCGCCTCCCTGGAATTCGGATCCGGCccgagggggcgggcggggccgcgcgCTCTTAAAGGGGCAGCGCCGTTCCCGGGCCGGCCGGGCGGacggagggaggggctgggcgtCCCGGCGGGGTGGGGCGGGACTGGGGCCCCCGGGCGACCCGTCGGCCCCGACGCGCGCTCCCTGCCCGGCCTGTCCCTGAGGCTCCTTCCAAACCTCCCTGGTCTCTTGGGGAGAGCTTTGGGCGCTTTTAATTGCACCCCCTGCCCGGATAGCTGCCCCTTCGGGAAGGCCGCCCGGCCTGATCCCCAGAAGACTCAGGAAGCGATAGGGCCCCGGACTGCAGAGTCACCTCCGCCTGGAGCGAACCGTCCTAGGGCAGATAAAGGAGGCCCGCGTGACTCGGGTGCGAGCTTCCGACCTGCAGTgcgggcctgggggagggggaggtggccGGTTAGGCCCACCGGGCGGGCCACTCCTCGCTGAATGCTCGTCTTTAACCTTGAGGTTTGGGGAGCCCGGTTCTGTGATGAGGGCGCCGAGGCCCAGCGGGGTCGGCAGGTGGCTAAGACCTGCGGATCTGACACCTTGGCCCCCGCCCTTGGGGGAGGCCCAATCCCAGCCACCTGTGGCTGCCCAGGTCGCGCACagaattaaggggaaaggaggacTAGAAGCTGAATGGGTCAGTTTGCCTCGGGAGGGTTAATCACTGCTCGTTTCTTTTCAAACTGCAGAGGAGGGACCTGGCTGGGATCCGCGGGAAATTCTGCCCCCTGCTGCTGGCTGGGCGGGGAGGCTGGGCCTGGCCCGGGGTGCAGCCTCCCAGGCCAGGCAGCCGCCTGGGGGAAGCACGACCACCAATAGCCAAGTCTCAGTGCTCTACTAAAGCGCCTGCTGTGTGCCCGGCCTGCTCTGTGCCCTTGACCTAAACTAGTCACCTAGTCACCTCTATGAGGGACTATCTTTTGCCCACTAGGGCTCAAGAGAGCAGCTGGTGGAGTCAGGGTTTGAACATGGCTATTATGGGAATATCCACATTCGAGGATCAAGGGCATCTGTTGAGTACCTGCAGTGTGTGCTAGTCCTTCTGGTGCCAGGCTGATCACGTACACCATCTGAGCCCTCAGTATTCAGTGGGCTCACAGCCCATGTCCTAGATACCCAAGTGGTACAGGTTCTGATCTACCCTCCCCTACTACAGCATCCCTACCAGCGAGGAAGGCTGGTAACTAGTAATAGTATTGGCTGACACTTACatggcacctactgtgtgctgggtcTCTTCTGGCACTGGGAACTGAGAGCAAAAagtggggaaggaaacagagccAGCTCTCAGGGGCTCACAGTGTGGTAGGAAGGCAGCCCCTGGGCTGAAACAGGGGTGAGGGACTAGGGGAGAGAGTAATGGAACCAGGTGAGGGCTTGGGAGTGTGGGGTGGGATGAGCCTGCAGCTTTAAATCAGTGGTCAGGAAAGGAGCTAAGGGCAGGGACGTGTGGATGGCTAGAAGGAGAGTATTTCATGTAAAGGGAACAGCCAGTGTAAAGGCCCTGAGGTCAGCATGTGGTTGGTGTGATCAAGAAAGTAAGGAGGCCTGTGAGactgggatggagggagggatgaggATAGAGAGATTGGGGGCAGAAGGAGTAGGGCTTTGTGGGCCTGCCTCTTCGGAGAGACATGGGAGCCATGGAGGGATTTAGAGCAAGGGAGAGGGGGCCACCTTAGGTCTTACCAGGTTCCCTGTGGTTGCTGTGGCGGGCAGGGCAGGAACCCCAGAGGAGACCAGGTGGTGCCAGTGGGGATGGTGGAGGATGGTGGATTCTGGCCTGTATTTGAGGGGAGAGCTGATGGGATGTGCTGGTGAATTGGGTGTGAATGTGAGAACAAAGTCAAGAATGACTCAGAtcccctcttacactgttggtgggaatgtgaactggtgcagccactctggaaaactgtgtggaggttcctcaaagagttaaaaatagacctgccctatgacccagcaattgcactgttggggatttaccccaaagatttagatgcaatgaaacgtcgggacacctgcaccccgatgtttctatcagcaatggccacaatagccaaactgtggaaggagcctcggtgtccatcgaaagatgaatggataaagaagatgtggtctatgtatacaatggaatattactcagcaattagaaacgacaaatacccaccatttgcttcaacgtggatggaactggagggtattatgctgagtgaaataagtcaatcggagaaggacaaacagtgtatgttctcattcatttggggaatatgaataatagtgaaagggaatataaaggaagggaaaagaaatgttgggaaatatcaggaagggagacagaacaaaaagactcctaactcggggaaacgaactaggggtggtggaaggggaggagggcgggtgttggaggggaatgggtgacgggcactgaggtggtcacttgatgggatgagcactgggtgtttttctgtatgttggtaaattgaacaccaataaaaattgattaaaaaaaataaaataaaaataaatttgcattaaaaaaaaaaaaaaaaagaatgactcagatccggatccctgggtggctcagcagtttagcaccgccttcggcctagggagtgatcctggagaccccagatcgagtcccacatcaggctccctgcatggatcctgcttctccctctgcctgtgtctctgcctatgtctgtctctcatgaataaataaataaataatcttttaaaaattaaaaaaaaaaaaaaaaaagaatgactcagATCTGGGACTGCTGCTTCCTGGGGAGAAGGGGGCTGCTGGAGATGTGGCAAGGGAACTCAGGTTTCAGGGGAAAGAACAAGgtgtctgggcagcccgggtggctcagcggtttagcactgccttgggcccggggtgtgatcctggagacccgggatcgagtcacatgtcgggctccctgcat
This genomic interval from Vulpes lagopus strain Blue_001 chromosome 14, ASM1834538v1, whole genome shotgun sequence contains the following:
- the RASL10A gene encoding ras-like protein family member 10A, translating into MGGSLRVAVLGAPGVGKTAIIRQFLFGDYPERHRPTDGPRLYRPAVLLDGAVYDLSIRDGDGARPGHNPGAPEEWPDSKDWSLQDTDAFVLVYDICSPDSFDYVKALRQRISETRPAGAPEAPILVVGNKRDRQRLRFGPRRALAALVRRGWRCGYLECSAKYNWHVLRLFRELLRCALVRARPAHPALRLQGALHPARCSLM
- the GAS2L1 gene encoding GAS2-like protein 1 isoform X2; the protein is MTGDLQVVSGLVCTEHFLGPHRNPVSLPTHSDLAGPGMADPVAGIAGSAAKSVRPFRSSEAYVEAMKEDLAEWLNALYGLGLPSGGDGFLTGLATGTTLCQHANAVTEAARALAAARPARGVAFQAHSVAPGSFMARDNVATFIGWCRTELGVPEVLMFETEDLVLRKNEKSVVLCLLEVARRGARLGLLAPRLVQFEQEIERELRAAPPAPNAPTVEEGTTETTTAAGAPSRGPRMTPSDLRNLDELVREILGSCTCPDQFPMIKVSEGKYRVGDSSLLIFVRVLRSHVMVRVGGGWDTLEHYLDKHDPCRCSSSAHRPPQPRARAFSPQRVSPTPSPRAGSPAPGGERRSSRQEVTPISLRGSKEGTETPLRARDQLPPHPRSRRHSGDSDSSASSAQSGPLGVRSEDSGTGSRRERPSRRLTTGTPASPRRPPAPRSQSRDRLDRGRPRGAPAGRGAQLSAPSPSRRARSQSREEQGVLLVRRDRDGQHSWVPRARVSGGSGRSSPQTPRARSPAAPRPLRVSSPSPELGTTPASVFRTPLQLDPKQEQQLFRRLEEEFLANARALEAAAGGTPPGPASDPARAPDPPAPDSAYCSSSSSSSSLSVLGGKGGQLGDSGRMANGLPGPRGPALSSSSDEGSPCPGVGGLPEASGSPLAGLELPRTWARGRMDTQPDRKPSRIPTPRGPRRPSGSTEPGSWHALHSVSPRAEPDSWM
- the GAS2L1 gene encoding GAS2-like protein 1 isoform X1; this encodes MSREEGTIIAPISQTRELRFGEVPHSQHAKAGTWPEMTGDLQVVSGLVCTEHFLGPHRNPVSLPTHSDLAGPGMADPVAGIAGSAAKSVRPFRSSEAYVEAMKEDLAEWLNALYGLGLPSGGDGFLTGLATGTTLCQHANAVTEAARALAAARPARGVAFQAHSVAPGSFMARDNVATFIGWCRTELGVPEVLMFETEDLVLRKNEKSVVLCLLEVARRGARLGLLAPRLVQFEQEIERELRAAPPAPNAPTVEEGTTETTTAAGAPSRGPRMTPSDLRNLDELVREILGSCTCPDQFPMIKVSEGKYRVGDSSLLIFVRVLRSHVMVRVGGGWDTLEHYLDKHDPCRCSSSAHRPPQPRARAFSPQRVSPTPSPRAGSPAPGGERRSSRQEVTPISLRGSKEGTETPLRARDQLPPHPRSRRHSGDSDSSASSAQSGPLGVRSEDSGTGSRRERPSRRLTTGTPASPRRPPAPRSQSRDRLDRGRPRGAPAGRGAQLSAPSPSRRARSQSREEQGVLLVRRDRDGQHSWVPRARVSGGSGRSSPQTPRARSPAAPRPLRVSSPSPELGTTPASVFRTPLQLDPKQEQQLFRRLEEEFLANARALEAAAGGTPPGPASDPARAPDPPAPDSAYCSSSSSSSSLSVLGGKGGQLGDSGRMANGLPGPRGPALSSSSDEGSPCPGVGGLPEASGSPLAGLELPRTWARGRMDTQPDRKPSRIPTPRGPRRPSGSTEPGSWHALHSVSPRAEPDSWM